The Raphanus sativus cultivar WK10039 chromosome 2, ASM80110v3, whole genome shotgun sequence genome includes a region encoding these proteins:
- the LOC108842392 gene encoding receptor-like protein kinase HERK 1 translates to MGLEKFLTFVLVTTISCLFCICHGFTPQDNYLINCGSPSNSTLMDRVFMSDKLASNLLSSHNQEILASQSSSSSDIYQTARVFTEVASYKFSVARGRHWVRLHFNPFNFQSYQMGSSKFAVSSQTHVLLSDFTVNSRVVKEYSLNVNTDDLVLTFTPSVSSFAFVNAIEVISVPDSLITSSSPPRVVGGSGGFQGSLASQAFETIHRLNMGGSLVTPNNDTLTRTWQPDSGFLLEKNLAKTVSKIASVNFVPGHATAETAPQTVYGTCTEMNSDGNPSAIFNVTWEFDVAPGFPYFLRFHFCDIVSVSLNQLYFNLYIDSMLAVQDIDLSVLLDNTLAGAYSMDFVMPSPKSSNKMRVSIGPSGVHADFPNAIVNGLEIMKMNNSQGQLSAGAIVPGGSGPSTKQKNVGLIIGATIGPLLALLLLGGCFVFCKKRKRGQDGYSKTWMPFSINGTSVGSRGSHGTTLTSITTNANYRIPFAAVKDATNNFDESRNIGVGGFGKVYKGELNDGTRVAVKRGNPKSQQGLAEFRTEIEMLSQFRHRHLVSLIGYCDENNEMILVYEYMENGTVKGHLYGSGLPSLTWKQRLEICIGAARGLHYLHTGDSKPVIHRDVKSANILLDENFMAKVADFGLSKTGPELDQTHVSTAVKGSFGYLDPEYFRRQQLTEKSDVYSFGVVLFEVLCARPVIDPTLPREMVNLAEWAMKWQKKGQLDQIIDQSLRGNIRPDSLRKFAETAEKCLADYGVDRPSMGDVLWNLEYALQLQEAVVDGEPEDNSTNMIGELPPQINNFSQGDTSVNVPGTEGRFEESSIDDLSGVSMSKVFSQLVKSEGR, encoded by the coding sequence ATGGGTCTTGAAAAGTTCCTAACTTTCGTCTTGGTTACAACGATTTCGTGCTTGTTCTGCATCTGCCATGGATTCACACCTCAGGACAACTACCTAATCAACTGTGGCTCACCCTCCAATTCCACCCTCATGGATCGAGTCTTCATGTCCGACAAGCTCGCCTCGAACTTACTCTCCTCTCACAACCAAGAGATCCTCGCGAGTCAAAGCAGCAGCAGCTCAGACATCTACCAGACGGCAAGAGTCTTCACCGAAGTCGCTAGCTACAAATTCTCCGTCGCTCGTGGCCGTCACTGGGTTCGTCTCCATTTCAATCCCTTCAACTTCCAATCTTACCAAATGGGTTCTTCCAAATTCGCAGTTTCGTCACAGACTCATGTGCTCTTAAGCGATTTCACGGTTAATAGCAGAGTTGTAAAAGAGTACTCTTTGAATGTAAACACCGATGATCTCGTCCTCACGTTTACTCCCTCCGTTAGCTCCTTTGCGTTTGTGAATGCAATTGAGGTTATATCCGTGCCGGACTCACTGatcacttcttcttctcccccgAGGGTAGTAGGCGGTTCGGGGGGCTTTCAGGGGAGCTTGGCATCGCAGGCTTTCGAAACCATTCATAGACTGAACATGGGTGGTTCGCTTGTTACACCTAACAACGATACTCTCACAAGAACTTGGCAGCCTGACTCTGGTTTTCTCCTTGAGAAGAACCTAGCCAAAACTGTGTCTAAGATTGCAAGTGTCAACTTCGTTCCAGGCCACGCGACAGCGGAGACTGCGCCGCAAACTGTGTACGGTACTTGCACTGAGATGAATTCCGACGGAAACCCGAGTGCCATTTTCAATGTCACGTGGGAGTTCGACGTTGCTCCGGGTTTTCCTTACTTTTTACGCTTCCACTTCTGCGATATCGTGAGCGTGTCTCTCAACCAGCTGTATTTCAATCTCTATATTGACTCCATGCTCGCCGTCCAGGATATTGATCTTAGCGTTTTATTGGATAACACCTTGGCTGGTGCATATAGCATGGACTTTGTTATGCCGTCGCCTAAGAGTAGTAATAAAATGCGTGTGAGCATCGGTCCATCAGGTGTTCACGCTGATTTTCCTAACGCGATTGTGAACGGATTGGAAATCATGAAGATGAACAACTCGCAAGGTCAGCTAAGCGCCGGGGCAATTGTACCGGGTGGTAGTGGTCCCAGCACTAAGCAGAAGAACGTCGGGTTGATTATAGGTGCAACCATTGGTCCGTTGCTGGCGTTACTCCTATTGGGAGGTTGTTTTGTGTTCTGTAAGAAGCGGAAACGTGGCCAAGATGGTTATTCCAAGACTTGGATGCCGTTTTCGATAAATGGGACATCAGTGGGAAGCAGAGGTTCGCATGGAACTACGCTTACAAGTATAACCACCAATGCCAACTACCGTATTCCCTTTGCGGCGGTCAAAGACGCTACGAACAACTTCGACGAGAGCCGCAACATTGGCGTGGGAGGCTTTGGTAAAGTCTACAAAGGAGAGCTTAACGATGGCACTAGAGTAGCTGTGAAGAGAGGGAACCCAAAGTCTCAGCAAGGTCTTGCGGAGTTCAGGACAGAAATAGAAATGTTGTCACAGTTTCGTCACCGCCATTTGGTTTCTCTGATTGGTTACTGTGATGAGAACAACGAGATGATACTGGTGTACGAGTATATGGAGAATGGAACGGTGAAGGGTCATCTTTACGGCTCAGGTCTTCCTAGCTTGACTTGGAAACAACGGCTTGAGATATGCATTGGTGCAGCTAGAGGATTGCATTACCTTCACACGGGCGACTCGAAACCTGTCATTCACAGAGACGTGAAATCCGCAAACATATTGCTTGACGAGAACTTCATGGCGAAAGTTGCGGACTTTGGACTGTCTAAGACCGGACCTGAGCTCGATCAGACTCATGTGAGTACTGCTGTGAAAGGAAGTTTCGGGTATCTTGACCCTGAGTACTTCAGAAGGCAACAGCTCACTGAGAAATCAGATGTCTACTCCTTTGGTGTTGTTCTCTTTGAGGTTCTCTGTGCCAGACCTGTTATAGACCCGACGCTTCCGAGAGAGATGGTGAATCTCGCGGAATGGGCAATGAAGTGGCAGAAGAAAGGGCAGTTGGATCAGATCATTGACCAGTCGCTTCGCGGTAACATCAGACCTGATTCGTTGAGGAAATTTGCGGAGACGGCGGAGAAATGTTTGGCTGATTACGGAGTGGATAGGCCATCTATGGGAGATGTGTTGTGGAATCTTGAATATGCTTTGCAGCTGCAAGAAGCAGTTGTTGATGGCGAACCTGAAGATAACAGCACGAATATGATTGGAGAGTTACCTCCACAGATCAACAATTTCAGTCAGGGAGACACGAGCGTTAACGTACCCGGAACCGAGGGACGGTTTGAGGAATCGAGCATTGATGATCTCTCTGGTGTTTCAATGAGTAAAGTCTTCTCTCAACTTGTGAAATCCGAAGGAAGGTAA